From one Plasmodium yoelii strain 17X genome assembly, chromosome: 12 genomic stretch:
- a CDS encoding PIR protein — MDDSICSKFYILRKYLPDELDEEAEFDLEQISDFQNYCPNKDCKSELEKITIGFLWLLGQCYSAIQNKKHNKNNTNTFILYMISWFSYKLKQNSDHQSTQINDFYTKHVINNHKYKKFIKEAYTIANLKEFMNEQNDLLNINIEDLSKFYGAFKLLCSMYDNVETNNYGTTLSNNVNDFIKKYKELNNDYNNEGSPHRQILSTLSTDYNNLKNKCKGCTSLPDITDVSALASVDTSSSSIGNKLFTVLSIFGAIAFFLGISYKYSLFGFRKRFQKQYIREKIKNIKKKMNH, encoded by the exons ATGGATGATTCTATA TgttcaaaattttatattttgaggaAGTATTTACCCGATGAATTAGATGAAGAGGCAGAATTCGATCTAGAACAAATTAGTGATTTCCAAAATTATTGCCCTAATAAAGACTGCAAAAGTGAACTCGAAAAAATTACGATTGGATTTTTATGGTTACTTGGACAATGTTATTCTgcaatacaaaataaaaaacataataaaaataatactaatacATTTATTCTATATATGATTTCATGGTTTAGTTACAAATTAAAGCAAAACTCAGATCACCAATCCACCCAAATAAacgatttttatactaaacatgtaataaataatcataaatataaaaaatttataaaagaagCCTATACAATTGCAAATCTTAAGGAATTTAtgaatgaacaaaatgatttgctgaatattaatattgaagatctgtctaaattttatggtgcattcaaattattatgtagTATGTATGATAATGTTGAAACGAATAATTATGGTACCACATTGTCAAATAATGTGAatgattttattaaaaaatataaagagcTCAACAATGACTATAATAATGAAGGTTCCCCACATCGTCAAATATTGTCTACtttatcaactgattataataatttaaaaaataaatgtaaaggTTGTACATCCCTTCCAGATATAACAGACGTTTCTGCACTAGCATCTGTAGAtacatcaagttcgtcgataggaaataaattatttacagttttatcgatatttggtgcaatagcattttttttaggaatttcttataag tattcgctatttggatttcggaaacgatttcaaaaacaatatataagagaaaaaataaaaaatataaagaagaaaatgaatcattaa